In one window of Rhinoderma darwinii isolate aRhiDar2 chromosome 7, aRhiDar2.hap1, whole genome shotgun sequence DNA:
- the CIDEC gene encoding lipid transferase CIDEC isoform X1, whose translation MAAVSEEIILTKMEYAMKSLSLLSPKSLSKCVSVSATMTQQFLSRPVSKPRPFRVCNCDRSIRKGIVADSLEDLINKAQDALLMEEAVTLVLDEDGTGVDTEDYFQSLDSGAVFMALTKGQTWKPSHKAGYHISLSNKPQRKFDVARISFDLYKNHPQDFIGCLNVKATFYGTYSVSYDLQCYSAKRIVKEALRLTLFTMQATGHVLLGTSCYMQQLLEPNNKIIAEEVKPTAALRDFLPFYPRRMLQ comes from the exons ATGGCAGCTGT ATCGGAGGAAATTATCCTGACCAAGATGGAATATGCCATGAAGTCCCTGAGTCTTCTCTCTCCCAAGTCTCTTTCCAA GTGCGTCTCCGTCAGCGCTACAATGACTCAACAATTTCTTTCCCGGCCGGTGTCCAAACCGCGACCCTTTAGGGTTTGCAATTGTGACCGCAGCATTCGAAAGGGCATCGTGGCTGACAGTCTTGAAGATCTGATAAACAAG GCCCAGGATGCTCTGCTCATGGAGGAAGCCGTCACACTGGTTCTGGATGAAGATGGCACCGGTGTGGACACTGAAGACTATTTCCAGTCTTTGGACAGTGGGGCGGTGTTTATGGCTCTTACGAAAGGGCAGACATGGAAGCCGTCTCAT AAGGCTGGCTACCATATTTCTCTGTCCAACAAGCCTCAGCGGAAGTTCGACGTGGCGCGCATCAGCTTCGACCTGTATAAGAATCATCCTCAGGATTTCATTGGTTGTCTGAATGTCAAAGCCACATTTTACGGGACCTACTCCGTGTCCTACGACCTGCAGTGCTACAGCGCCAAAAGAATTGTGAA GGAGGCCTTACGCTTGACGCTGTTCACCATGCAGGCCACTGGGCACGTTCTACTGGGCACATCATGTTATATGCAGCAGCTTCTGGAGCCCAACAATAAGATCATAGCCGAGGAGGTAAAGCCAACAGCTGCTCTAAGAGACTTCCTCCCCTTCTACCCGCGCCGGATGCTCCAGTAA
- the JAGN1 gene encoding protein jagunal homolog 1, with protein MASRAGPRATGTDGSDYQHRERVANHYQMSVSLKNEIKKLIYAHIFIWMLLAAQMVVAHLKLVPHDLVALPYQWEYPYLLSIVPSLCGLFSFPRNNISYLVISMISTGLFSIAPLIYGSMEMFPMAQQLYRHGKAYRFIFGFSAVSVMYLVMVVAVQVHGWQIYYSKKLLDSWFTSTQEKKKK; from the exons ATGGCTTCCCGTGCAGGTCCTCGGGCAACCGGGACAGATGGAAGTGATTATCAACATCGAGAGAGGGTGGCCAATCATTATCAAATGAG TGTGTCTCTGAAGAACGAAATTAAGAAACTGATCTACGCTCACATCTTCATCTGGATGTTGCTGGCAGCTCAGATGGTCGTGGCCCACCTTAAACTGGTACCCCATGATTTGGTAGCTCTGCCGTACCAGTGGGAGTATCCCTATCTCCTGAGCATCGTCCCCTCTCTCTGTGGATTGTTCTCCTTCCCTCGTAATAACATCAGTTACCTGGTGATCTCCATGATCAGCACCGGACTCTTCTCCATCGCTCCCTTGATCTATGGCAGCATGGAAATGTTCCCCATGGCCCAGCAGCTGTACCGCCACGGCAAAGCTTACCGCTTCATCTTCGGATTTTCTGCCGTATCCGTCATGTACTTAGTTATGGTTGTGGCTGTGCAAGTTCACGGGTGGCAGATTTACTACAGCAAGAAGCTCCTAGACTCTTGGTTTACCAGTACTcaggaaaagaagaaaaagtaa
- the CIDEC gene encoding lipid transferase CIDEC isoform X2, whose protein sequence is MEYAMKSLSLLSPKSLSKCVSVSATMTQQFLSRPVSKPRPFRVCNCDRSIRKGIVADSLEDLINKAQDALLMEEAVTLVLDEDGTGVDTEDYFQSLDSGAVFMALTKGQTWKPSHKAGYHISLSNKPQRKFDVARISFDLYKNHPQDFIGCLNVKATFYGTYSVSYDLQCYSAKRIVKEALRLTLFTMQATGHVLLGTSCYMQQLLEPNNKIIAEEVKPTAALRDFLPFYPRRMLQ, encoded by the exons ATGGAATATGCCATGAAGTCCCTGAGTCTTCTCTCTCCCAAGTCTCTTTCCAA GTGCGTCTCCGTCAGCGCTACAATGACTCAACAATTTCTTTCCCGGCCGGTGTCCAAACCGCGACCCTTTAGGGTTTGCAATTGTGACCGCAGCATTCGAAAGGGCATCGTGGCTGACAGTCTTGAAGATCTGATAAACAAG GCCCAGGATGCTCTGCTCATGGAGGAAGCCGTCACACTGGTTCTGGATGAAGATGGCACCGGTGTGGACACTGAAGACTATTTCCAGTCTTTGGACAGTGGGGCGGTGTTTATGGCTCTTACGAAAGGGCAGACATGGAAGCCGTCTCAT AAGGCTGGCTACCATATTTCTCTGTCCAACAAGCCTCAGCGGAAGTTCGACGTGGCGCGCATCAGCTTCGACCTGTATAAGAATCATCCTCAGGATTTCATTGGTTGTCTGAATGTCAAAGCCACATTTTACGGGACCTACTCCGTGTCCTACGACCTGCAGTGCTACAGCGCCAAAAGAATTGTGAA GGAGGCCTTACGCTTGACGCTGTTCACCATGCAGGCCACTGGGCACGTTCTACTGGGCACATCATGTTATATGCAGCAGCTTCTGGAGCCCAACAATAAGATCATAGCCGAGGAGGTAAAGCCAACAGCTGCTCTAAGAGACTTCCTCCCCTTCTACCCGCGCCGGATGCTCCAGTAA